Proteins encoded in a region of the Mercenaria mercenaria strain notata chromosome 1, MADL_Memer_1, whole genome shotgun sequence genome:
- the LOC123545454 gene encoding uncharacterized protein LOC123545454 — MDQTESLPVLYIRARSHYDVGFSIGITFKGWIQDYMDTSNEFKQYRTFYNGKEGQRLVDQYMSTGRTSHSNIMSEIQGMADGAEVKFEELFLLQISSELKFCHLKEMFRRTDDKENGEKGCTDVLVNRKQCRIIGHNDDWTEDVSSRVYIVHVTIADEKERVIEQFVSFSYPGYLTGFCFGMNKSLVISLNSLSPKKANRTGVPLAILLRSLLACNTIEECSSAMESKPYGCAYGMNINIAAINGTNMCSMEVYPLQGKTEVKVRNVPLEGDVDEQCYFFHQNHYKHIAAEETGPCTGSKLRDKRTSEMPEPETVDDVKAILGDTEDGVEPVYRMPCASHYAPHVKTVATAVFSITERLLHVYRANPKLASAPCLTLPFL; from the exons ATGGATCAAACTGAGAGCCTTCCAGTTCTGTATATTCGAGCCAGAAGTCACTACGATGTAGGCTTTTCTATTGGCATTACCTTCAAAG GATGGATTCAGGACTATATGGACACTTCAAACGAATTTAAGCAGTATAGAACGTTTTACAATGGAAAGGAAGGACAAAGGTTAGTCGATCAGTACATGTCAACCGGCCGTACGTCCCATTCGAATATTATGTCAGAAATCCAGGGCATGGCGGATGGGGCGGAAGTGAAGTTCGAAGAGCTTTTTCTGTTGCAGATTTCATCAGAACTAAAATTTTGTCACTTGAAAGAAATGTTTAGAAGAACGGATGACAAAGAAAATGGTGAGAAAGGATGCACTGATGTTCTGGTTAATAGAAAACAATGCAGGATTATCGGACATAACGACGACTGGACAGAAGACGTGTCTTCCCGCGTTTATATTGTGCACGTGACTATAGCAGACGAGAAAGAGCGCGTGATTGAGCAGTTTGTATCTTTCAGTTACCCGGGTTATTTAACAGGATTTTGCTTTGGAATGAATAAATCTCTGGTAATAAGCCTGAACTCATTATCACCAAAGAAAGCAAATAGGACAGGAGTTCCCTTGGCAATACTGCTGCGTTCACTACTCGCGTGTAATACCATTGAAGAATGTTCTTCTGCCATGGAAAGTAAACCGTATGGATGTGCTTACGGGATGAATATAAATATTGCCGCTATTAATGGAACCAACATGTGCTCGATGGAAGTATATCCACTGCAG GGAAAGaccgaggtcaaggtcagaaaCGTTCCTCTCGAGGGAGATGTGGACGAACAGTGTTACTTCTTTCATCAAAATCATTATAAACACATAGCTGCTGAAGAAACTGGACCTTGCACTGGATCAAAGCTCCGAGACAAGAGAACCAGCGAAATGCCTGAACCGGAAACTGTTGATGACGTCAAAGCTATTCTTGGTGATACAGAAGATGGCGTAGAACCAGTTTATCGCATGCCTTGTGCTTCACACTATGCACCGCATGTGAAAACGGTGGCAACTGCAGTTTTCAGTATCACTGAAAGACTGTTACATGTCTACCGAGCCAATCCCAAGCTAGCATCAGCTCCTTGTCTGACTCTGCCATTTCTGTGA
- the LOC123545455 gene encoding uncharacterized protein LOC123545455 — MMKQVLVIAIFCAVLTISAADRKRCFCKAVAADNHNNVLHDFSTIAEHRNWLTVGCRRLHGCSSKCDQKVKEWVCNHQAECKAKAKGKHVVPYYTASVCGHGAGNNPRPCGCNEGGFDKTRRCQLQCISKIFSQGQFAFLNCLNKCIA; from the exons ATGATGAAACAAGTATTAGTGATCGCCATTTTCTGCGCTGTTCTAACAATTTCTGCTGCTGACAGAAAAAG GTGCTTCTGCAAGGCTGTAGCAGCCGACAATCACAACAACGTCCTCCACGATTTCAGCACAATCGCTGAACACCGTAACTGGTTAACTGTCGGTTGCAGACGACTTCATGGCTGTTCTAGTAAATGTGATCAGAAAGTGAAAGAATGGGTGTGTAACCACCAAGCGGAGTGCAAAGCAAAGGCTAAGGGCAAGCATGTTGTTCCTTACTACACTGCCAGTGTATGTGGACATGGAGCAGGGAATAATCCCCGACCATGCGGATGTAACGAGGGCGGATTCGACAAAACAAGGAGATGTCAACTGCAATGCATTAGTAAAATATTCAGTCAAGGACAGTTCGCATTTCTAAATTGTTTGAATAAATGTATCGCATAA
- the LOC123533168 gene encoding uncharacterized protein LOC123533168 has translation MVAFKSQLKALTLDQIREAFKKSGIKETFTEGELVLVTEEHYPKALEYIRTNFIRQEPIEKALGLQWNHEVEEFWLTFLRWNISIMLLAENGDVMAIRISQFLTYDETSDNDAIKTRELRFVMQFCHIGEAKADFFGRFGAKECIHFFGLGTNDKYRRKHLATRMLNAAVEFGRFLGIDPLFIKGEGSNVFSKLVYEHSNAKFELLHEEPFDNFVVDGVKPIQNTGPNTSLRFYGVKISSKE, from the exons GCATTTAAAAAGTCTGGAATCAAGGAGACATTTACAGAGGGTGAGCTTGTGCTCGTTACAGAAGAACATTACCCTAAAGCTTTAGAATACATCCGAACAAACTTTATTCGCCAAGAACCAATCGAGAAGGCTCTGGGTTTACAGTGGAATCATGAAGTCGAAGAGTTTTGGTTGACATTTTTAAG GTGGAATATATCTATTATGTTGCTGGCCGAAAATGGTGACGTCATGGCGATTCGGATTTCTCAGTTCTTGACGTATGATGAAACGTCAGACAATGACGCTATCAAAACGCGGGAGTTAAGATTCGTGATGCAGTTTTGTCATATAGGCGAAGCTAAGGCGGATTTCTTTGGTCGTTTCGGAGCCAAGGAATGTATTCATTTCTTCGGGCTTGGCACAAATGATAAATACAGACGAAAACACCTGGCAACCCGAATGTTAAATGCAGCAGTAGAATTCGGAAGGTTTTTAGGAATTGATCCATTGTTCATCAAAGGAGAGGGCTCAAATGTCTTTTCCAAGCTGGTGTACGAGCATTCAAATGCAAAATTTGAATTGTTACATGAAGAACCATTCGACAATTTTGTGGTGGATGGTGTTAAACCGATTCAGAACACGGGACCGAATACCTCTTTAAGATTTTACGGCGTGAAAATTTCGTCCAAGGAGTGA